A portion of the uncultured Draconibacterium sp. genome contains these proteins:
- a CDS encoding sulfotransferase has product MKINTGLGIKRTIENYTNFIKTTIKQDKTKVFGIGRNKTGTTSLKKAMKDLGYVVGNQRTAELLFDDWANNNYDPIISYCRTAQFFQDAPFSLPKTYKFLDEAFPNSKFILTVRNSSEEWYNSLIRFHAKLWGKNGRIPTKEDLMNANYIYKGRPWHVKRVTGITPEHDPYNKEKLIDHYEDYNTNVVDYFKNRPDDLLVLNVAEEGAYKKLTDFLGIQTLSDEFPWENKT; this is encoded by the coding sequence ATGAAAATAAATACAGGACTTGGCATTAAGAGGACGATTGAGAATTATACTAATTTTATTAAAACAACAATAAAACAGGATAAAACCAAGGTTTTTGGAATTGGTCGCAATAAAACGGGTACAACCTCTTTAAAGAAGGCTATGAAGGACCTGGGATATGTTGTAGGTAATCAACGAACAGCAGAGCTTTTGTTTGACGACTGGGCAAATAATAATTACGATCCTATAATTAGTTATTGCAGAACTGCACAGTTCTTTCAGGATGCTCCGTTTAGTTTACCCAAAACATATAAGTTTTTAGATGAAGCTTTTCCAAACAGCAAATTCATTCTGACAGTTCGCAATTCGTCAGAGGAGTGGTATAATTCGTTAATAAGATTTCATGCTAAATTATGGGGGAAAAACGGAAGAATTCCAACAAAAGAAGATTTGATGAATGCGAACTATATTTACAAGGGGAGACCCTGGCATGTGAAGAGAGTTACAGGCATAACTCCTGAACATGACCCATATAATAAGGAGAAGTTAATTGATCACTACGAGGATTATAATACGAATGTTGTTGATTATTTTAAAAATCGACCCGATGACCTTCTGGTGTTAAATGTTGCAGAAGAAGGGGCCTATAAAAAATTGACGGATTTCTTAGGTATTCAAACATTAAGTGATGAATTTCCGTGGGAGAACAAAACTTAA
- a CDS encoding NAD-dependent epimerase/dehydratase family protein produces MKKYNIGISCIGTGIGQSIINSLRLSRLPFKTIGFGSNPFAYGAYDCDIYDYTKCIYEEGYIDNIIEKCKEHKIDLLIPGLDDEVLLFAQNADKLKAAGINAIYPDEELIAICRDKERMSNELNRIANVFVKSYNKESIIEDIESGRSKFPFIAKPRGGFASRGIQIINNKEDLVKITDNHILQELAIPVKTDPNYDYYTKQIKNNINPQVSEVSIQIVYSQDGKLIGRMFSYNKLNNGVPIEIVPYNNEYVWSVIDKLTPTFLKMGLRGPLNIQGRITDNGLKLFEMNPRFTGITGLRALMGFNEVEACVKEWLGIDKGKNQLRFNYNRFGVRQTADKSIPLERDQEVLNLFQTINQRKIKSRKTLLITGAGGYLGRNLIKKLSVEEKYEIWAFSLDKKKTKYLLGEQVDAVFDEDDLETGRISLGNVDILLHMGFTRPHGSDQQIADSLKFTGDLFTRASTNHIPAIINISSQSVYGLQSMPPWDEYVPVAPAGVYAQAKYASELMLTNAKRHLNTICYSSIRLASLSGGADGLVEVDFLSKFVKSALAGEPIKLVGGMQLMERLDVRDAVDAIIKMLNTEPVNWKPIYNLGTNKTHTLKEFAEKSIEISSQRNGGRRSQLVVEQKDINMKFGMDSSSFYEDINWKPKYNMDDTIWSLVSHFQREEKLQSTMV; encoded by the coding sequence GTGAAAAAATATAATATTGGAATTTCCTGTATTGGTACTGGCATCGGTCAATCTATAATCAATTCATTACGTTTATCCCGTTTGCCTTTTAAAACAATCGGTTTTGGAAGTAATCCCTTTGCTTATGGTGCATATGACTGCGACATTTACGATTATACAAAATGCATTTACGAAGAAGGGTACATTGATAACATCATTGAGAAATGTAAAGAACACAAGATTGATTTATTAATACCAGGGCTAGATGATGAAGTACTTCTTTTTGCACAAAATGCCGATAAGTTAAAAGCTGCAGGAATTAATGCCATATATCCGGATGAAGAACTAATTGCTATCTGCCGCGATAAAGAAAGAATGAGCAACGAGTTAAATAGAATTGCAAATGTTTTTGTTAAAAGCTATAATAAAGAATCAATCATTGAAGATATAGAATCAGGTCGAAGTAAATTTCCATTCATCGCCAAACCGAGAGGAGGTTTTGCATCAAGAGGGATTCAGATTATTAATAACAAAGAAGACTTGGTAAAAATTACGGATAACCATATTCTTCAAGAACTGGCCATTCCTGTAAAAACCGATCCAAATTATGATTATTACACAAAACAAATAAAAAACAATATTAATCCACAGGTTTCCGAGGTTTCTATACAAATTGTTTACAGTCAGGATGGAAAGTTGATAGGAAGAATGTTTTCTTATAATAAATTGAATAATGGAGTACCAATAGAGATTGTACCATACAACAATGAGTATGTGTGGAGTGTTATAGATAAGCTGACACCAACATTCTTAAAGATGGGTTTACGTGGCCCTTTGAATATCCAGGGTCGTATAACCGATAATGGTTTAAAGTTGTTTGAAATGAATCCCCGTTTTACCGGTATTACCGGGTTACGTGCACTGATGGGATTTAACGAAGTAGAAGCATGCGTAAAAGAGTGGTTAGGTATTGATAAAGGAAAGAACCAACTGAGGTTTAATTATAACCGTTTCGGAGTACGACAAACTGCTGATAAATCAATACCACTAGAACGCGACCAGGAAGTTTTAAATCTCTTTCAAACAATTAATCAGAGAAAAATAAAATCAAGAAAGACATTACTAATTACCGGTGCTGGAGGTTACCTTGGAAGAAACTTAATCAAAAAGCTTTCTGTAGAAGAGAAATATGAAATTTGGGCTTTTAGTTTAGATAAGAAGAAAACAAAATACTTGTTAGGCGAACAAGTAGATGCAGTTTTTGATGAAGATGATTTGGAAACAGGAAGAATTTCTTTAGGAAATGTTGATATCTTATTGCATATGGGGTTTACACGGCCGCATGGTTCAGATCAACAAATTGCTGATAGTCTTAAGTTTACAGGCGATTTGTTTACCCGGGCTTCCACAAATCATATTCCGGCCATTATTAATATTTCCTCTCAAAGCGTTTATGGATTGCAATCCATGCCTCCATGGGATGAATATGTGCCCGTTGCTCCTGCAGGTGTATATGCTCAGGCAAAATATGCCAGTGAGCTAATGCTAACTAATGCGAAAAGACATTTAAACACTATATGCTACAGCTCAATTCGTTTGGCTTCGCTGTCGGGCGGCGCTGATGGTTTGGTTGAAGTAGATTTTCTGTCGAAGTTCGTAAAATCAGCATTGGCTGGAGAACCAATTAAATTAGTGGGGGGAATGCAATTGATGGAACGACTAGATGTAAGAGATGCAGTAGATGCTATTATAAAAATGCTAAATACAGAGCCTGTTAATTGGAAGCCAATTTATAATTTGGGAACGAATAAAACACATACATTAAAGGAATTTGCTGAAAAATCTATTGAAATTTCAAGCCAAAGAAATGGCGGGCGGCGATCGCAATTAGTTGTCGAACAGAAAGATATAAACATGAAATTTGGGATGGATAGTAGTTCTTTTTATGAGGATATAAATTGGAAACCGAAATATAACATGGATGATACTATTTGGTCTTTAGTCTCCCATTTTCAAAGAGAGGAAAAATTGCAATCAACCATGGTTTAA
- a CDS encoding WbqC family protein, with amino-acid sequence MKLALHQPYFFPYIGYFSLMHAADVFMFFDNVQYVRKSWMSRNRILKPGREQFQYINIRLKKPVYKSKLPDCELISNSEWKNKILVQLEHYKRRAPYYRETIELLDVIFEEEERSLLQFNIRSIKTIASLLKIDTAIELFSNIESKVKIANEPGLWGLNTCLAFGADSYINAPGGEIFYPKRNFIDSGVELGFIQHQLSPYNQHNSGFIGGLSIIDVLMFNGIENSAKLVRDYSIKWIN; translated from the coding sequence ATGAAACTTGCGCTTCATCAGCCATACTTTTTCCCATATATTGGTTATTTCAGCCTTATGCATGCTGCTGATGTATTTATGTTTTTTGATAACGTTCAGTATGTTCGTAAGAGTTGGATGTCGCGTAACCGCATTCTAAAGCCGGGAAGAGAACAATTTCAATACATCAATATTAGATTAAAGAAACCAGTCTACAAGTCTAAACTTCCGGATTGCGAGCTAATCTCAAATAGTGAATGGAAAAATAAGATTTTGGTTCAGTTGGAGCACTATAAAAGGAGAGCACCATATTACCGAGAAACGATAGAACTTTTAGATGTCATTTTTGAAGAAGAAGAGAGATCTTTATTGCAATTCAACATTCGTAGCATAAAAACTATTGCATCACTTTTGAAAATAGATACTGCAATTGAATTGTTCTCCAATATTGAGAGCAAAGTAAAAATTGCAAATGAGCCCGGTTTATGGGGACTAAACACGTGTTTGGCATTTGGGGCAGATTCCTATATAAATGCTCCAGGAGGAGAAATATTTTATCCTAAGAGAAATTTTATTGATTCTGGAGTTGAACTTGGGTTTATACAGCATCAACTAAGTCCTTATAACCAGCATAATTCAGGTTTTATTGGAGGCTTATCAATAATTGATGTATTGATGTTCAATGGTATTGAGAATTCTGCTAAATTGGTGCGTGATTATAGTATAAAATGGATAAACTGA
- a CDS encoding DUF2061 domain-containing protein, translated as MTVKPKRHLAKALTWRVVASLTTFIIGWVVTGDLDFGMAIGAADVIIKIALYYFHERAWYHFQFGVVKEKTS; from the coding sequence ATGACTGTAAAACCAAAGCGCCATTTGGCAAAAGCTTTAACCTGGAGAGTAGTAGCATCGTTAACAACTTTTATAATTGGTTGGGTGGTTACTGGTGATTTGGATTTTGGAATGGCTATTGGTGCTGCCGATGTAATTATAAAAATTGCCTTGTATTATTTTCACGAAAGAGCCTGGTATCATTTTCAGTTTGGGGTAGTGAAAGAAAAAACATCCTAG
- a CDS encoding CapA family protein: MTRIALVGDILITRPLPEEGYKGLEELKDLLKKHEVRFANFETTVHQSEGYPSAFPGGIWAMAAPNCLKSVKQLGFNILNTANNHAMDYSHKGLLATNKYLRKNDFKYVGTGPNLADASAPKFIECSESRVAVIGATSSFHDSDAAGNQRVDMQGRPGVNPLRHKSIYEVTEGNYRYLQKVARDTGINDYHNQAIKEGSLLPRHNFNFANFEFIEGKRNILHTYPLEKDMERIAKSIVEAKKQSDYVVVSIHSHQFSNGDKESPAEFIRIFAKKCIDAGATIIVGHGPHILRGIELYKKGVIFYSLGNFLFQNETVSNLPADFYEKYGVEYYDGVGSCMDKRSKNGSVGLNIDERVWNSLIASIEVDEKGLGIKLIPIELGYKLPRQRKGMPKLKKNAKVLQKIKELSAAFGTEISIENGIGTIIYKSE; encoded by the coding sequence ATGACGAGAATCGCACTTGTTGGAGATATATTAATCACTAGACCTTTGCCTGAAGAAGGATACAAGGGCCTTGAAGAGTTAAAAGATTTATTGAAGAAGCATGAGGTGAGGTTTGCAAATTTTGAGACAACAGTTCATCAAAGTGAAGGGTATCCGTCGGCATTCCCTGGTGGAATTTGGGCTATGGCAGCTCCTAATTGTTTGAAATCAGTTAAGCAGTTAGGTTTCAATATTTTGAATACGGCAAATAATCATGCTATGGATTATTCCCATAAAGGATTATTAGCAACGAATAAATATTTGCGAAAGAATGACTTTAAATACGTCGGAACTGGTCCGAATTTAGCAGATGCTAGTGCCCCTAAATTCATTGAGTGTTCAGAAAGTAGGGTTGCTGTGATTGGTGCAACTAGTTCTTTTCACGATTCTGATGCAGCAGGAAATCAGCGGGTTGATATGCAAGGACGACCAGGAGTAAATCCACTTCGACATAAATCTATCTATGAAGTTACGGAGGGAAACTATCGGTATCTGCAAAAAGTAGCAAGAGATACAGGTATTAATGACTATCATAACCAAGCAATAAAGGAAGGGAGTCTCTTGCCAAGACATAATTTCAATTTTGCTAATTTTGAATTTATAGAAGGCAAACGAAATATTCTCCATACTTATCCATTAGAAAAAGATATGGAGCGTATTGCTAAGTCTATTGTTGAAGCGAAGAAACAGTCAGACTATGTTGTCGTTAGCATTCATTCTCATCAATTTTCAAACGGAGACAAGGAGAGTCCGGCCGAGTTTATTCGAATTTTTGCAAAGAAATGCATTGATGCTGGTGCGACGATCATTGTTGGACACGGGCCACACATACTTCGTGGGATAGAACTTTATAAAAAGGGTGTAATATTTTATAGTTTAGGAAATTTTCTTTTTCAGAATGAAACAGTTTCAAACCTGCCAGCAGATTTTTATGAAAAATATGGTGTAGAGTATTATGATGGTGTGGGAAGCTGCATGGATAAAAGAAGCAAAAACGGAAGTGTTGGACTTAATATTGATGAAAGGGTCTGGAATAGCCTTATTGCTAGTATTGAGGTTGATGAGAAGGGATTAGGTATTAAGCTTATTCCAATAGAACTGGGTTATAAGTTACCTCGCCAAAGAAAGGGAATGCCAAAATTAAAAAAGAATGCAAAGGTTCTTCAGAAAATCAAAGAACTATCGGCAGCGTTTGGTACAGAGATTAGTATTGAGAATGGAATTGGGACAATTATCTATAAATCTGAATAA
- a CDS encoding 3-keto-5-aminohexanoate cleavage protein gives MEKIIVNFCPTGMIPNKKDTPHIPVSASEIIEQVHEAYEMGITIAHLHARDKNEVPTYRKGVYQTIFEGVRKHCPELVICGSTSGRNFPEFEKRSEVIELKPDMCSLTLSSLNFPKQASLNAPEMIGQLIVKMRKYGVAPELECFDFGMINYGKYLLKKQMMEGRQYWNLIFGNIAGMQSIESHFQLALDDLPANHYVGLGGIGKFQLPTIEWAVNHGKGVRVGLEDNIWWNRKNDELASNIQLIKYVHTLIEKAGKELMPAKEFGNDGFYNSKRD, from the coding sequence ATGGAAAAAATAATTGTGAATTTTTGCCCTACGGGAATGATTCCGAATAAAAAAGATACGCCCCATATCCCGGTTTCAGCTTCTGAAATTATAGAACAGGTGCACGAAGCCTACGAAATGGGTATTACCATTGCTCACTTGCATGCAAGGGATAAGAATGAGGTTCCTACATATCGAAAAGGAGTTTATCAAACCATATTTGAAGGAGTAAGAAAGCATTGTCCGGAACTTGTTATTTGTGGCAGTACTTCGGGGCGTAATTTTCCCGAATTTGAAAAACGCTCTGAGGTAATTGAATTGAAACCGGATATGTGTTCTTTAACGCTGAGTTCGCTCAATTTTCCGAAACAGGCATCGCTTAATGCCCCGGAAATGATTGGGCAGCTAATAGTAAAAATGAGGAAATATGGAGTAGCGCCTGAGCTGGAATGTTTTGATTTTGGAATGATCAACTACGGGAAATATTTGCTAAAAAAGCAAATGATGGAAGGTAGGCAATACTGGAATCTTATTTTTGGGAATATAGCAGGGATGCAATCCATCGAATCGCATTTTCAGCTTGCTTTGGATGATCTTCCTGCAAACCATTATGTTGGTTTGGGCGGAATTGGAAAATTTCAACTTCCAACCATTGAGTGGGCGGTAAACCATGGTAAAGGAGTCAGAGTAGGATTGGAAGATAATATTTGGTGGAACAGGAAAAATGATGAACTGGCCAGCAATATACAGTTGATTAAATATGTTCATACACTAATTGAAAAAGCCGGGAAAGAATTAATGCCCGCAAAAGAGTTTGGAAATGACGGATTTTACAACAGCAAAAGAGATTAA
- a CDS encoding DegT/DnrJ/EryC1/StrS family aminotransferase produces the protein MEKIFVTQPVLPDLDEFVESLKDIWNRKWLTNNGKYHREFEKALADYLGVPYISLFSNGTLALISALQVMNITGEVITTPYSFVATTHALWWNNIKPVFVDIEPEYCNLDPAKIEAAITPQTTAILPVHVYGNPCDDRAIQDIADRYGLKVIYDAAHAFGVKQNEKSILNFGDLSVLSFHATKVFNTIEGGAIVCHDEKTKKRIDYLKNFGFAGETEVIAPGINAKMNEIQAAYGMLQLKTIEENIEARKEIARIYRKKLEGVRGLRLATYNESLQYNNAYFPIFVDEKEFGATRDDLYYKLKANNIFGRRYFYPLISQFPTYRGLDSAKPEKLKVAAKIAEEVICLPIYPDLSKNEIDTIVKCILSKFNK, from the coding sequence ATGGAAAAAATATTTGTAACTCAGCCCGTACTTCCTGATTTAGATGAGTTCGTTGAATCATTAAAGGATATTTGGAATCGAAAATGGCTTACCAATAACGGGAAATACCATCGTGAATTTGAAAAAGCCCTGGCTGACTATCTAGGGGTTCCCTATATTTCACTTTTCTCGAATGGGACTTTAGCACTAATATCAGCTTTACAGGTAATGAATATTACCGGAGAAGTGATAACGACACCATACAGTTTTGTGGCCACTACACATGCCTTATGGTGGAACAATATAAAACCGGTGTTTGTGGATATTGAACCCGAATATTGTAATCTTGATCCTGCAAAAATTGAAGCTGCTATTACTCCGCAAACCACTGCTATTTTACCGGTGCACGTTTATGGAAATCCCTGTGATGATCGTGCAATTCAAGATATTGCCGATCGTTATGGTTTAAAGGTAATTTATGATGCGGCTCATGCATTTGGCGTTAAACAAAATGAAAAAAGTATACTCAATTTTGGTGACTTGTCGGTTCTTAGCTTTCATGCAACAAAAGTATTTAATACCATTGAGGGCGGTGCCATTGTTTGTCACGATGAGAAAACCAAAAAGCGTATCGATTATTTGAAGAATTTTGGTTTTGCTGGTGAAACTGAAGTTATTGCACCTGGTATAAATGCTAAGATGAACGAAATACAGGCTGCATACGGTATGCTGCAGTTGAAAACGATTGAGGAGAATATTGAAGCGCGGAAAGAGATTGCGCGAATTTATCGCAAGAAATTAGAAGGAGTAAGAGGGCTTAGGTTAGCAACTTATAACGAGAGCCTGCAATATAACAATGCTTATTTTCCGATTTTTGTGGATGAAAAAGAATTTGGAGCGACACGCGATGATTTATACTATAAACTAAAAGCAAATAATATTTTTGGACGAAGGTATTTTTATCCGTTGATTTCGCAATTTCCAACATACAGAGGATTAGACTCAGCAAAGCCAGAGAAATTAAAGGTTGCAGCAAAAATTGCTGAAGAAGTTATTTGTTTGCCGATTTATCCCGATTTGTCAAAAAATGAGATTGATACAATTGTAAAATGTATTTTATCAAAATTTAATAAATAA
- a CDS encoding glycosyltransferase, with product MNKLYDSKNAIPLVSVLCQTYNHEFFIRECLEGILKQETNFPFEVLVHDDASTDGTAEIIREYEKKCSRIINPIYQTENQYSQKKGVLSRIQIPRARGKYIAICEGDDYWTDPNKLQKQFNFLEKNSMFSMCCTNYSEVDEKGNTITEKGWSKKLQNPIISHLTIIEKYKPKMLTAFINKSCLPNKYPECSKRAPNGDNFLFALVTESGPAAYLDFVSGAYRLNQGGIWAKQSIEKQKEMQLKTCNAMKEYFKKPEEIKAINARIARIKLILAIHSLKKKNIFGGIKLIVESVRVSRKPLLSPFIELMNLKN from the coding sequence ATGAATAAATTATATGATAGTAAAAATGCAATTCCATTGGTGTCTGTCTTGTGTCAAACGTACAATCATGAGTTTTTCATTCGTGAGTGTTTAGAAGGTATTCTTAAACAAGAAACTAATTTCCCATTTGAAGTATTAGTTCATGATGACGCATCAACGGATGGTACTGCCGAAATAATACGCGAATATGAAAAAAAGTGCAGTAGAATTATAAATCCAATATATCAGACAGAGAATCAGTATTCTCAAAAGAAAGGAGTTTTATCAAGAATTCAGATTCCTCGTGCCAGAGGCAAATATATTGCCATTTGCGAAGGTGACGATTATTGGACTGATCCTAACAAATTGCAAAAACAATTTAATTTTCTTGAAAAAAATTCAATGTTTTCAATGTGTTGTACGAACTATTCAGAAGTTGATGAAAAAGGAAACACTATTACCGAAAAAGGATGGAGTAAGAAACTACAAAATCCAATTATAAGTCATTTGACTATAATCGAAAAATATAAACCCAAGATGTTAACCGCATTTATAAATAAATCGTGTTTGCCAAATAAGTATCCTGAATGTAGTAAGAGGGCTCCAAACGGAGATAACTTTTTATTTGCACTGGTTACAGAATCGGGCCCCGCTGCTTATCTAGATTTTGTGTCAGGAGCCTATCGCTTAAACCAGGGGGGGATTTGGGCCAAACAAAGCATTGAGAAACAAAAGGAAATGCAGCTGAAGACTTGCAATGCAATGAAGGAGTACTTTAAGAAACCGGAAGAAATTAAGGCAATAAATGCTCGTATTGCACGAATAAAGTTAATCTTAGCTATTCATTCTTTAAAAAAGAAAAATATATTTGGAGGAATAAAATTAATAGTTGAGTCGGTAAGGGTTAGTCGTAAGCCACTGCTTTCGCCTTTTATTGAGTTGATGAACTTGAAGAATTAA
- a CDS encoding oligosaccharide flippase family protein, with amino-acid sequence MGIIIKQSLRGSIWSYLGLIVGYINVGIIMPNFFQPEQIGLTQIFLAISTIFSNFSSLGFGGVINRMFPEFRNKDKSHNGFLFVLLATGLTGFILSTVAFFILKPSIVEGNMEKSPLLVEYIFLLVPLIFFRILFRLLDNYNRVLYDAVTGAFWNEFVHKTINLALIILFSFELIEFRDFFYGYVISLSLPVFPIIIVLIRRGEFNVKPQLNFLTRPLVREMALVSTFGIINGLSGVLTNNIDKLLINKYLSLEYVGIFSVCALFASILFVPSRSTVKIAVGIIAQAWKDNNTDKIQEIYKKASLTQTIIGTLIFAGILVNLNSIFTILPERYALGKWVLIIYSFGMLIRVSNTTGGNIISTSKYYRVMALIIASQIIYTVLFHTTFIPMWGITGAAIAVLMTYFVRSLIVVTYLKVKMGFFCYSYKHLLVLIFAAVSVLLARLIPDSKCLVLNILIKSGTVTILYTSVIVGLNVSDEITELYRKGITLILSKFK; translated from the coding sequence ATGGGAATTATCATTAAACAATCGTTGCGCGGAAGCATTTGGTCCTATCTTGGATTAATTGTAGGGTATATTAATGTTGGGATAATTATGCCCAATTTTTTTCAACCTGAGCAAATTGGGTTAACACAAATTTTTCTGGCTATTTCAACCATTTTTTCGAACTTTTCTTCACTTGGTTTTGGTGGAGTAATAAACCGTATGTTTCCTGAATTTAGGAATAAGGATAAAAGCCATAATGGCTTTTTATTTGTTTTATTAGCAACGGGATTAACAGGATTTATATTAAGCACCGTCGCTTTTTTTATTTTGAAACCCTCTATAGTTGAGGGCAACATGGAAAAATCGCCTTTATTGGTAGAATATATCTTTTTGTTGGTACCTCTAATCTTTTTTAGAATTCTCTTTCGTCTGTTAGATAATTATAACCGAGTGTTGTATGATGCTGTTACTGGTGCATTCTGGAATGAGTTTGTACATAAAACCATAAACTTGGCACTAATAATTTTGTTCTCTTTCGAACTTATTGAATTTAGAGATTTCTTTTATGGTTATGTAATTTCTTTGAGTTTACCGGTATTTCCTATCATCATAGTACTTATCCGGCGTGGCGAATTTAATGTTAAACCACAATTAAACTTTTTAACCCGTCCTTTAGTTCGTGAAATGGCACTTGTATCCACTTTCGGAATTATAAATGGTTTAAGTGGTGTGCTGACAAACAATATTGATAAATTACTAATAAATAAATATCTGTCACTTGAGTATGTTGGGATATTCAGTGTGTGTGCACTGTTTGCAAGTATCCTGTTTGTCCCCTCGCGATCAACGGTTAAAATTGCAGTTGGTATTATAGCCCAAGCATGGAAAGATAATAATACCGATAAAATTCAGGAGATTTATAAAAAAGCCAGTTTAACACAAACAATTATTGGAACATTAATTTTTGCCGGGATCCTGGTTAATCTTAATTCTATTTTTACCATTTTACCCGAGAGGTATGCGCTTGGGAAATGGGTGTTGATTATCTACTCTTTCGGGATGTTGATTCGGGTTTCGAACACTACAGGAGGGAATATAATTAGTACTTCCAAATATTATCGTGTAATGGCCTTAATTATTGCTTCACAAATCATTTACACAGTTCTGTTTCACACAACTTTTATCCCAATGTGGGGTATAACCGGTGCTGCTATTGCAGTGCTGATGACTTATTTTGTTCGGTCGTTAATAGTTGTTACCTATCTAAAGGTTAAAATGGGTTTTTTTTGCTACAGCTATAAACATTTACTGGTTTTAATTTTTGCTGCTGTCTCCGTTCTTCTGGCGCGTTTAATACCTGATTCTAAATGTTTAGTATTGAATATATTAATAAAAAGTGGCACTGTAACGATACTATATACAAGTGTTATTGTAGGTTTAAATGTCTCAGATGAAATAACTGAACTTTATAGAAAAGGAATAACTTTAATTTTATCTAAATTTAAATAG
- a CDS encoding sulfotransferase domain-containing protein codes for MSIQVDFILLGAAKAGTTTMADILRSHPDISFCKEKEPDFFSKTNDWKANLNEYHNLFSEGEGKIYGEASHSYTVLPRWNLNIWEDIYAYNPKMKFIYIVRNPIDRFISEYMQDFQRGRLNCTIDEALHKSKSINRSRYYTQILPYIERFGLKRILFIDFEDFIKKREVVLEDVASFLEITANKFDINNNEHSNYSVNSLKMNVKYDWILRRFSGLIRLLPGNFVLSIKRLFVSKKRVFNEKPKLTRLQQETIIRLTKQDTLELGKLIKKDLSGWLKVK; via the coding sequence ATGTCAATACAAGTTGATTTTATATTGCTCGGGGCGGCAAAAGCAGGAACAACAACCATGGCAGACATTTTAAGAAGCCATCCCGATATTAGTTTTTGCAAGGAAAAAGAACCTGATTTTTTTAGTAAAACCAACGATTGGAAAGCTAACTTAAATGAATATCACAATCTTTTTAGCGAAGGGGAAGGAAAAATTTATGGAGAGGCATCTCATTCCTACACCGTATTGCCAAGGTGGAATTTAAATATTTGGGAAGATATATATGCCTATAACCCGAAAATGAAGTTTATATATATAGTGCGGAATCCTATCGATCGGTTTATATCAGAATATATGCAAGATTTTCAAAGAGGGAGGTTGAATTGTACAATCGATGAAGCACTTCATAAATCGAAATCAATCAATCGTTCCAGGTATTATACTCAAATACTTCCATATATTGAGCGATTTGGATTGAAGAGAATATTGTTTATTGATTTTGAGGACTTTATTAAAAAGCGTGAGGTTGTATTGGAAGATGTGGCTAGTTTCTTAGAAATTACCGCTAACAAATTTGATATAAACAATAATGAACATTCTAATTATTCTGTAAATAGTTTAAAAATGAATGTGAAGTACGATTGGATATTAAGAAGGTTTTCAGGATTAATCAGATTGCTGCCTGGTAATTTCGTTTTATCCATTAAGAGATTATTTGTCAGCAAAAAGAGAGTCTTTAATGAGAAACCGAAATTGACAAGGCTACAGCAGGAAACTATTATACGATTAACAAAACAAGATACGTTGGAATTGGGGAAATTGATAAAAAAAGATTTATCAGGGTGGTTAAAAGTAAAATAG